The Sulfitobacter sp. OXR-159 genome has a window encoding:
- a CDS encoding N-acyl amino acid synthase FeeM domain-containing protein → MDEHIDEALKQVRYKVMTESSDLEAIYRLRYTCYRAQQSIAKNEFGRMTDPFDEAANCVHVAVLMNDEVLAALRLHLVSKLSHVSPTLEVFPEVLDRVENEETVLDPTRFVIAPKVRGRRVPLHFLALRIPFLAAMFYDIDWALAPVRGEHTAFYRRYLGYKPELEARVYPGLKKPVQLLIANFREQRDVVLARTPVFGPMSEFPNANIAFPKLSGVYASSQKGRFKVA, encoded by the coding sequence ATGGACGAGCACATTGATGAGGCGCTAAAACAAGTCCGCTATAAGGTTATGACGGAAAGTTCGGACCTCGAAGCAATATATCGTTTGCGTTACACATGCTACCGAGCTCAGCAATCGATTGCGAAAAACGAGTTTGGGCGTATGACAGATCCGTTTGATGAGGCCGCCAACTGTGTTCATGTCGCCGTTTTGATGAATGACGAGGTTTTGGCAGCGCTTCGGCTTCATCTGGTCTCAAAATTATCTCATGTTTCTCCTACTTTAGAAGTATTTCCAGAGGTTTTGGATCGCGTGGAGAACGAAGAAACGGTTCTCGATCCCACACGGTTCGTGATTGCTCCAAAAGTCCGAGGAAGACGTGTGCCATTGCACTTTCTCGCCTTAAGGATTCCTTTTCTTGCCGCGATGTTCTACGATATCGACTGGGCTTTGGCGCCCGTGCGCGGCGAGCATACCGCGTTCTATCGGCGTTATCTCGGTTACAAACCAGAGTTGGAAGCGCGTGTTTACCCAGGATTGAAAAAGCCCGTACAGCTTTTGATCGCGAATTTTCGCGAGCAACGGGATGTGGTCTTGGCGCGCACGCCGGTGTTCGGCCCGATGAGTGAGTTCCCAAACGCCAACATTGCTTTTCCGAAGCTTTCAGGTGTCTATGCGTCCTCCCAAAAAGGGCGCTTTAAAGTTGCCTGA
- a CDS encoding HAMP domain-containing sensor histidine kinase, whose amino-acid sequence MAEVSVKSLNAFHAPRTDWFKPDGREQNIKDYITLANQLVWKRQGSFFAAAVLAAIYFDALTIFAFYAVVVATELLDLLLGHQSKKWDGEDRAVGRKIFLRIAINTILSALAISAFILSIAHQETSPGHFTSLFFLFSASVFASMYNSQMLGILVLRLSIYGCAFLYIAFLDVVRYLPPLSSPIWLQFWTIIFVLYFIADMSLKFYLSYQRQQKHMSLIEEENEHTKAALEVKSRFLAIVSHELRTPLTSIVGSLEILRSEKIGVLPDPLKPVLNIAARNSQRLTTLVEDLLDLQKLEAGEMRLDFKTINANDLVQEAVEAIAGYASKVGIEVKSSLCKEDCDISGDRQRLIQVMSNLLSNALKFSDDGGTVLVRVEEQGGKVRISVQDEGIGIPQGAQDAVFGKFSQVDASDIRKVGGTGLGLNISKQIIERHGARIDYTSKLGVGSVFFIEFDRVNGRDIEFNAATQAA is encoded by the coding sequence ATGGCCGAGGTCAGCGTGAAGTCCCTAAATGCATTCCATGCGCCCCGTACCGACTGGTTCAAGCCGGATGGGCGCGAGCAAAACATCAAAGACTATATAACGCTTGCCAATCAACTCGTCTGGAAGCGACAGGGCAGCTTTTTTGCAGCAGCTGTTCTCGCCGCAATCTACTTCGATGCTCTAACAATATTTGCGTTTTATGCTGTTGTCGTTGCTACCGAGCTGCTCGATCTCCTTCTTGGGCATCAATCTAAGAAATGGGATGGTGAAGACCGGGCTGTTGGACGGAAAATTTTTTTACGCATTGCCATCAACACCATCTTAAGTGCGCTGGCGATTTCTGCGTTCATCCTTAGCATCGCACATCAAGAAACCTCGCCTGGGCATTTTACGTCCCTGTTCTTTCTGTTCTCCGCATCGGTCTTTGCATCCATGTACAATAGCCAGATGTTGGGCATCTTGGTATTGCGCCTCTCGATATATGGTTGCGCCTTTTTGTACATCGCATTCCTTGATGTGGTGCGATACCTGCCGCCCTTGAGCTCTCCCATTTGGTTGCAGTTTTGGACAATTATCTTCGTTCTCTATTTCATTGCCGATATGTCTTTGAAGTTCTACCTGAGCTACCAAAGGCAGCAAAAACATATGAGCTTGATTGAGGAGGAGAACGAGCACACGAAAGCTGCTTTAGAAGTCAAATCAAGGTTCTTGGCCATTGTAAGCCATGAGCTGCGCACACCTCTGACTTCGATTGTTGGTTCCCTTGAAATTTTGAGAAGCGAAAAAATTGGCGTTTTGCCTGATCCGCTAAAGCCTGTTCTCAACATCGCGGCCAGAAATAGCCAACGGCTCACAACTTTGGTCGAAGATCTCCTCGACTTACAAAAGCTTGAAGCGGGCGAGATGAGGCTCGACTTCAAAACCATTAACGCGAATGACCTCGTGCAAGAGGCGGTCGAAGCCATTGCAGGTTATGCGAGTAAGGTGGGGATCGAAGTCAAATCGTCGCTTTGTAAGGAAGATTGCGATATCTCTGGGGATCGCCAGCGATTGATACAGGTCATGAGCAACTTGCTGTCTAACGCACTCAAGTTCTCGGATGACGGCGGCACGGTACTCGTGCGCGTTGAAGAACAAGGTGGCAAGGTCCGTATTTCAGTTCAAGACGAAGGAATTGGTATACCGCAAGGAGCCCAGGACGCTGTGTTTGGTAAGTTTAGCCAAGTGGATGCTTCAGATATCCGCAAGGTTGGCGGCACAGGGCTTGGCCTCAATATCTCCAAGCAGATCATCGAGCGACATGGTGCTCGTATTGATTACACCAGTAAGCTTGGCGTGGGTTCGGTGTTTTTTATAGAGTTTGACCGAGTGAACGGCCGAGATATTGAGTTTAACGCGGCCACGCAAGCGGCCTGA
- a CDS encoding ATP-binding protein yields MTLNYDASQTFRETQSMTSRASLSERNARFDKLTNIASLVMKAPVSLLTIIDDTGGQQIFKSATGLRGELFQTRSTPLSHSFCKYVRDSGKPLLVRDARKHPELKHNPAVADFGIIGYLGVPFRTEQGDVIGALCCIDHCPRDWDENDIEILARLASIAADQLHLNSAEAGRVKAKRLAEQAAATRASFLSHANHEVRTPLSSIGGATRLLSTLVTDEKARYLVGVIERNFSRLSAMANDLVRIAELDDATASIAAETFNLTEVVRSTVEKHRDAAKTKGLGLTFTCSLKDDPLLLFDAQILTQAVDRLLSNAVKFTSVGEVRVEITPGRSGDGVVICISDTGYGIEAEQLSRLFEEFEAHNPRTARQGAGTGLGMSIVRREVEWMGGEISVSSRLGEGTSFIIFLPNSRDKRCDDGSEGEQEGSSHRLTCLECGEKMSLLRRHLSQVHGLTPEAYRAKWKLVDDYALSSKVYRKMRQAVKTSM; encoded by the coding sequence GTGACCTTAAACTATGATGCTTCCCAAACTTTCCGTGAAACTCAATCGATGACGTCGAGGGCATCTCTGTCTGAGCGCAATGCGCGCTTTGATAAGCTTACAAACATAGCATCCCTGGTCATGAAGGCACCTGTATCTCTTCTTACGATTATAGACGACACGGGTGGTCAGCAGATCTTTAAATCGGCCACTGGCTTGAGAGGGGAGCTTTTCCAAACGCGTTCAACGCCACTGAGCCACTCTTTTTGCAAGTATGTTCGCGACAGCGGCAAGCCCCTCTTGGTCCGAGACGCTCGAAAGCACCCCGAGCTCAAGCATAATCCCGCCGTCGCGGATTTCGGGATCATTGGGTATCTTGGTGTTCCGTTCCGCACTGAGCAAGGGGACGTTATTGGTGCGCTTTGCTGTATAGATCATTGCCCGCGGGACTGGGATGAGAACGATATCGAAATCCTTGCTCGATTGGCTTCCATCGCAGCCGATCAACTTCATTTGAACTCTGCTGAGGCCGGACGAGTAAAAGCAAAACGCCTAGCTGAACAAGCGGCGGCAACTCGGGCAAGCTTTCTGTCGCATGCTAATCATGAAGTGAGGACACCGCTGAGTTCTATTGGGGGAGCAACCCGTCTGTTAAGTACACTTGTTACCGATGAGAAAGCACGCTATCTTGTCGGGGTAATTGAGCGGAATTTTTCTCGGCTGAGTGCGATGGCCAATGATCTTGTCCGAATTGCTGAGTTAGACGACGCAACCGCTTCGATTGCGGCGGAAACCTTTAACTTAACAGAAGTCGTTCGCAGCACAGTAGAGAAGCACCGAGATGCCGCTAAGACCAAGGGGTTAGGTCTCACTTTCACCTGCAGCCTTAAAGATGATCCACTTTTACTATTTGATGCACAAATCCTCACTCAAGCCGTCGATCGCCTTCTATCTAATGCTGTTAAGTTTACTTCCGTGGGCGAAGTGCGTGTCGAGATCACCCCAGGGCGCAGTGGTGATGGTGTGGTCATCTGCATAAGCGATACTGGTTATGGCATTGAAGCTGAACAACTCAGTAGGCTTTTTGAAGAGTTCGAAGCGCACAATCCAAGAACGGCGCGTCAAGGTGCGGGCACAGGACTGGGTATGAGCATTGTGCGCCGCGAAGTCGAGTGGATGGGGGGGGAGATCTCAGTATCTAGTCGCCTAGGAGAAGGAACAAGTTTTATCATATTTTTGCCTAACAGTCGCGACAAGCGATGCGATGACGGAAGCGAGGGTGAGCAAGAGGGTAGCTCTCATCGTCTTACCTGCCTGGAATGCGGAGAAAAAATGAGTCTTCTGCGGCGCCATCTAAGTCAGGTGCATGGCCTGACGCCTGAGGCATATCGCGCAAAATGGAAGCTAGTTGACGACTACGCGTTATCGAGCAAGGTCTATAGAAAGATGCGGCAAGCGGTCAAAACCTCAATGTAG
- a CDS encoding c-type cytochrome — MPPLKTSLALLAAFGTVLAACSAPSMPEAPDGAKFYVENCVACHGMSAKGDGPLASTLDAAPTDLTLLARENGGMFPRARALSYVYGHPEQRELARDMPQFGGSMAHDTVPVEINGILTPTPRELAGLLVYLESIQR, encoded by the coding sequence ATGCCACCGCTCAAAACCTCGCTCGCTCTATTGGCAGCCTTCGGCACTGTATTGGCGGCCTGCTCCGCCCCCTCAATGCCCGAAGCACCAGATGGGGCCAAATTCTATGTGGAAAACTGCGTCGCGTGCCATGGCATGTCCGCAAAAGGCGATGGACCTTTGGCCTCAACACTTGATGCCGCTCCGACGGATTTGACGCTTCTCGCCCGCGAGAACGGCGGCATGTTCCCCAGAGCGCGGGCTCTGAGCTATGTTTACGGCCACCCCGAGCAACGCGAACTTGCGCGTGATATGCCACAGTTCGGCGGGTCTATGGCACATGACACGGTGCCGGTTGAGATCAATGGCATCCTCACGCCAACGCCACGTGAATTGGCGGGATTGCTTGTCTATCTTGAAAGCATTCAACGTTAA
- a CDS encoding ABC transporter ATP-binding protein, whose protein sequence is MSKEDHSASAQADTTKAALHKRKERAPLFSDQDRDNISWFWSKYLKERTPWLGLVMVMILIQGFAYQQFISLTESGLRVIFDDGSVSGLIKVCGMVLAIFSVRAVMSYWVPRLSAWLASNAVFKMRRDLIDHMMTLDLAFFERTKSGDIILRLVNQAQDLSGFIGQTTVNAVRDTVTIIAVSGYLIWKNPLLFMLVIIVMPTITIVVRRISQGIKGTQANAENAMGNYMSGIEEMTNGMRTVKISNQEPVEKARLNKATGEIRDLTIRLQKLQAMMSPTVDILAAIIYVLIIGVGGYMALSPSFEMDGAGIIGFMIGMALIFDPARRLTAFFVSMQASLIILDSLRSLYREVPTITNAPDAKEVFDPTGDIVLDKVTFQYSEKHPLFRNVNMTFKGGKVTAIVGATGSGKTSVLSLIARLYDVSEGVVTIGGTAVKDLRIDKLRQSFSVVAQDIVIFNSSIYENIKYVRPDATDEEIWRAAELVGIDQLMRDRGDAPLGPKGSQLSGGQKQRIAIARAFLRSAPILLLDEATSALDQRTEERVRGAIQELSKDKTTIMVAHRLSTVTHADHIYVLDEGTVVEEGTHAQLIKQEGLYAAMFNAQRSSYG, encoded by the coding sequence ATGTCCAAAGAAGATCATAGCGCCTCTGCCCAAGCAGATACGACTAAAGCTGCATTGCACAAACGCAAAGAGCGTGCGCCGCTTTTCAGCGATCAGGACAGAGACAATATCTCTTGGTTCTGGAGCAAGTATCTGAAAGAGCGCACACCTTGGCTCGGGCTGGTCATGGTAATGATCCTTATCCAAGGGTTTGCCTATCAGCAGTTTATCTCTCTTACCGAGAGTGGCCTTAGGGTAATTTTTGACGACGGAAGCGTCTCAGGCCTTATCAAGGTTTGTGGCATGGTCTTGGCAATTTTCTCCGTACGCGCAGTCATGTCCTACTGGGTGCCTCGGCTTTCGGCTTGGCTGGCCAGCAACGCGGTGTTCAAAATGCGCCGTGATCTGATCGATCACATGATGACATTGGATCTGGCGTTCTTCGAGCGGACAAAGTCGGGTGACATCATCCTGCGGCTGGTCAATCAAGCGCAAGATCTCTCCGGCTTCATCGGACAGACCACGGTAAATGCCGTCCGCGACACAGTTACCATTATTGCTGTCTCAGGCTATTTGATCTGGAAGAACCCTTTGCTCTTCATGCTGGTCATCATCGTGATGCCCACTATCACGATTGTGGTTCGACGCATCTCTCAAGGCATCAAAGGCACGCAAGCCAACGCCGAAAATGCCATGGGCAACTATATGTCGGGCATCGAAGAGATGACCAATGGCATGCGCACGGTCAAAATATCAAACCAAGAACCAGTCGAGAAAGCCCGTCTCAACAAGGCCACAGGGGAGATCAGAGACCTCACCATCCGCTTGCAAAAACTGCAGGCTATGATGAGCCCTACCGTCGATATCCTTGCCGCCATCATCTACGTTTTGATTATCGGCGTAGGCGGCTATATGGCATTGAGCCCTTCGTTTGAAATGGACGGCGCCGGTATCATCGGCTTTATGATCGGCATGGCGCTTATCTTTGATCCAGCGCGTCGCCTCACCGCATTCTTTGTCAGCATGCAGGCCAGCTTGATCATTCTTGATAGCCTGCGCTCGCTGTACCGCGAGGTACCGACCATCACCAATGCGCCCGATGCCAAAGAAGTCTTTGACCCCACAGGCGACATCGTCCTCGACAAGGTGACCTTCCAGTATTCTGAAAAACACCCGCTGTTCCGTAACGTGAACATGACCTTCAAAGGGGGGAAAGTGACGGCCATTGTGGGGGCAACGGGGTCAGGGAAAACATCCGTTCTAAGCTTGATTGCCCGCCTTTACGATGTGAGCGAAGGCGTTGTGACCATTGGGGGCACTGCGGTCAAAGACCTGCGTATCGATAAACTGCGACAGTCGTTCTCTGTCGTCGCCCAAGACATCGTTATTTTTAACAGCTCAATCTACGAAAATATTAAGTATGTACGCCCTGACGCCACTGATGAGGAGATCTGGCGCGCAGCTGAACTTGTAGGCATCGACCAACTCATGCGCGACCGAGGTGATGCTCCCTTGGGCCCCAAAGGGTCGCAGCTCTCAGGTGGACAGAAACAACGCATTGCCATCGCCCGCGCTTTCCTACGCTCCGCACCCATCCTATTGCTTGATGAAGCGACCTCAGCGCTCGACCAGCGGACTGAAGAGAGGGTCCGCGGTGCAATCCAAGAGCTTTCAAAAGATAAGACGACGATCATGGTCGCCCACCGTCTTTCCACAGTCACACATGCAGACCATATCTATGTGTTGGATGAAGGAACGGTGGTTGAAGAAGGAACCCATGCGCAGCTAATAAAGCAAGAAGGCCTCTATGCCGCTATGTTCAATGCCCAACGTAGCAGTTACGGTTGA
- a CDS encoding glycosyltransferase, whose translation MVKKLMSPIYYDLSEQFLSSGIKFRYYGIARTVMEVGYELACSSADVRFVIFSPAHDRFFEVTPRIGAQSPTGACDPNISHEAKPLRLRYSFSHPHPVRDALYPFFRTIVKRICLKKWNRAVPLGSLLEVDLSGQILVSIGRPKMMGDYLVAMDRQNIRPRFFPLVHDMIPLHEFAHPRQSMFARNFAHDNGIVIRHAEKVMTNSVFTKSEIEKFSASGHLPALPPVVPVLLPHELRETNEAVEIDTPETPYLLGVGVMTGRKNLECILQAMLHLHDTGRPVPNFVLAGAHRKRTDTYLERPELAPIRDKVQVILDPNQASLRMLYKNALALVIPSHMEGFGLPLGEALWLGTPGLAADVPALREVGGDLAEYFDPTDPTALAALIDKMHSDPAAHTALKKKIQSKHASLRTWKDVAAEVIATVSAPSTGA comes from the coding sequence ATGGTAAAAAAACTTATGAGCCCAATATACTATGACCTTTCAGAACAGTTCCTCTCTTCTGGCATAAAATTCCGATATTATGGAATCGCGCGCACGGTCATGGAAGTGGGCTATGAACTTGCCTGCTCGTCAGCTGATGTGCGTTTTGTCATATTTTCCCCTGCTCATGATCGGTTTTTTGAGGTCACGCCGCGTATCGGGGCGCAATCCCCGACAGGAGCCTGTGATCCAAATATCTCCCATGAAGCCAAACCCTTGCGCTTGCGCTATAGCTTCTCTCATCCCCACCCGGTACGGGACGCGCTCTACCCCTTCTTCCGCACCATCGTAAAACGCATCTGCCTTAAGAAGTGGAACCGCGCTGTTCCTCTAGGCAGCCTGCTTGAGGTGGACTTATCGGGCCAAATTCTTGTTTCGATAGGGCGGCCAAAGATGATGGGTGATTATCTGGTAGCAATGGATCGCCAGAATATACGCCCACGGTTTTTCCCGCTGGTCCACGACATGATCCCCCTGCACGAGTTCGCGCACCCGCGACAAAGCATGTTTGCGCGCAACTTCGCGCATGATAATGGCATTGTCATCCGTCACGCCGAAAAGGTGATGACCAACTCCGTCTTCACCAAATCCGAAATCGAGAAGTTTTCCGCGTCGGGACACCTCCCTGCACTACCACCCGTGGTGCCGGTGCTTTTGCCGCATGAGCTGCGAGAAACAAACGAAGCTGTAGAAATCGACACCCCCGAGACCCCCTACCTTTTGGGGGTGGGCGTAATGACAGGTCGCAAGAACCTCGAATGTATTTTGCAGGCCATGCTTCACTTGCACGACACTGGACGCCCGGTACCCAATTTCGTGCTCGCCGGTGCCCATAGAAAACGAACTGACACATACCTCGAGCGCCCCGAGCTCGCCCCGATCAGAGACAAAGTCCAGGTCATACTCGACCCAAACCAAGCCAGCTTGCGAATGCTTTACAAGAACGCCCTGGCTTTGGTGATCCCCAGCCACATGGAAGGCTTTGGGTTGCCTCTCGGCGAGGCACTATGGTTGGGAACGCCGGGGCTTGCCGCAGACGTGCCCGCTTTGCGAGAAGTCGGAGGGGATCTCGCCGAATATTTTGATCCCACAGATCCCACTGCATTGGCCGCTTTGATCGACAAAATGCACAGCGATCCCGCCGCCCATACAGCGTTAAAAAAGAAGATACAGAGCAAACACGCTTCACTTCGCACTTGGAAAGATGTCGCAGCAGAAGTCATTGCCACGGTATCCGCGCCCTCTACTGGGGCATAA
- a CDS encoding IS256 family transposase, protein MKNDTDTAALSLLSNEAGHDPIEDRLRENIRATIEAVFEEELEAFLGRCRYDRRPGKLTGYRHGHRERQLIGTFGTETISVPRARAVDEAGKTTEWRSKALPRYQRLTKKAEALIASVYLAGTNTRRVKRALYGLFQGAVSKDVVSRAWRKVKVDWDAWVARDLANEDIVRLILDGTVIKTRIGRRATNISVLAAIGIRRDGQKVLLSIMNMGGESKAAWAEFLGDLDARGLKRPEFVIVDGAPGLEAALVALWGEDLPIQRCTVHKHRNLLGHAPKRMQDELTEDYRDMIYADDAGEIDKRRKAFLRKWRLKCRAVADSLEEAGDRLFTFTRLDPSQWKSARTTNAIERLNEEFRRRIKTQTVLPCAETVPMLLWALMASGQIQMRKVDGWETLAQPIAPISLDLAA, encoded by the coding sequence ATGAAGAACGATACCGACACTGCCGCGCTTTCGCTACTGTCCAATGAAGCGGGCCATGATCCGATCGAGGATCGCTTGCGGGAGAATATCCGCGCTACGATCGAGGCGGTTTTCGAAGAGGAGCTGGAGGCGTTTCTGGGGCGCTGCCGTTATGATCGCCGCCCCGGCAAACTCACGGGCTACCGGCACGGCCACCGGGAGCGTCAGCTGATCGGCACATTTGGGACCGAGACGATAAGTGTGCCGCGCGCCCGCGCCGTCGATGAGGCTGGCAAGACCACGGAATGGCGCTCGAAGGCGCTGCCGCGCTACCAGCGGCTGACCAAGAAGGCTGAAGCCCTCATCGCTTCGGTCTATCTGGCCGGCACCAACACACGACGGGTGAAGCGGGCACTGTATGGACTGTTTCAGGGCGCGGTAAGCAAGGACGTGGTCAGCCGGGCCTGGCGCAAGGTGAAGGTCGACTGGGACGCCTGGGTCGCGCGCGATCTGGCCAATGAGGACATCGTCCGGCTGATCCTCGACGGCACGGTGATCAAGACACGCATCGGCAGACGCGCCACGAACATCTCGGTGCTGGCGGCCATTGGCATACGCCGGGACGGGCAGAAGGTGCTGCTTTCGATCATGAATATGGGCGGTGAAAGCAAGGCTGCCTGGGCCGAGTTTCTCGGCGATCTCGATGCGCGTGGCCTGAAGCGACCGGAATTTGTCATTGTCGACGGCGCGCCAGGGCTTGAGGCCGCCCTCGTCGCGCTCTGGGGCGAGGACCTGCCGATCCAGCGCTGCACCGTTCACAAGCACCGCAATCTTCTCGGCCACGCCCCGAAACGCATGCAGGACGAGTTGACCGAGGATTACCGCGACATGATCTATGCTGACGATGCGGGCGAAATCGACAAACGTCGTAAGGCGTTCCTGCGCAAATGGCGGCTGAAGTGCCGCGCGGTGGCGGACAGCCTGGAAGAGGCCGGTGACCGGCTATTCACCTTCACGCGGCTGGACCCATCGCAGTGGAAATCGGCCCGGACGACAAACGCCATTGAGCGCCTGAACGAGGAGTTCCGCCGCCGCATCAAGACCCAGACCGTGCTGCCCTGCGCCGAAACCGTGCCGATGCTCCTTTGGGCGCTGATGGCATCGGGCCAGATCCAGATGCGGAAAGTGGACGGTTGGGAAACCTTGGCTCAGCCCATCGCTCCAATCAGCCTTGACCTCGCGGCTTGA
- a CDS encoding glycosyltransferase, translating into MNLTKTPYVLVVGTMESRKNIWSLGQAWQRLTQDPGLNVPKLVFAGKPGWYNGDFKDLMSATGNLGGWVQFAERPSDTELGFLYENCLFTATVSFYEGWGLPIGESLSFGKTAVVARNSSMPEVGVDMVEYCDAHSIDSIYKACHRLIADPEHRRALEQKISETTLRTWDDVADDIEAILPGNRP; encoded by the coding sequence GTGAACCTCACCAAAACACCATATGTACTGGTCGTCGGTACGATGGAGTCGCGCAAGAATATTTGGTCTCTGGGACAGGCTTGGCAGCGCTTAACTCAAGACCCAGGCCTCAATGTGCCCAAGCTGGTCTTTGCGGGTAAGCCCGGATGGTACAACGGTGATTTCAAAGACTTAATGTCAGCCACGGGCAACTTAGGAGGCTGGGTGCAGTTTGCAGAGCGCCCCAGTGATACTGAACTTGGGTTTCTGTATGAGAACTGCCTTTTTACAGCAACCGTCAGCTTCTACGAAGGTTGGGGGCTGCCCATTGGCGAAAGCTTGTCATTTGGCAAAACAGCAGTGGTTGCGCGGAATTCCTCTATGCCCGAGGTCGGTGTGGATATGGTGGAATATTGTGATGCCCATTCGATCGATAGTATCTACAAGGCCTGTCACAGACTGATCGCTGATCCTGAACATCGACGTGCTCTAGAACAGAAAATCAGCGAGACGACTTTGCGCACATGGGATGATGTTGCCGATGACATCGAGGCAATTTTGCCGGGAAATCGTCCCTAG
- a CDS encoding TolC family outer membrane protein → MPLTLALLLPRPALTETLADALVGAYEHSGLLDQNRALLRAADEDVASAQAALKPVLRWAGGLTQNFGSTRASSRVSSQSTESLTASINLIGELLLYDFGASQYRIEATKETVLATRQTLLDLEQRVLLRTVAAYLGVVEASDVVALRNNNLRLLTQELRAARDRFDVGEVTNTDVALAEAQLAEARSGLAGAQGALLRAVEEYQNVVGRKPSNLSTPSRLPNVGGNLEGAKALAVRTHPSVLAAQHQVAAARLAVSSNEAAMSPRVTLQGSYGLSETFDSKRYNRSGSVGVQAGQTIYQGGGALSSAVRRAKAQEDAQRANLHVVSREVAQEVGNAYASLTSARAQLESSDRQIRAARAAFEGVREEADLGARTTVDVLDAEQVLLDAESTRASARANLYIAAYAVLAATGQLTARDLQLPVQLYDVTAYYNLVKDGPAKYSKQGQALDRVLRALQKD, encoded by the coding sequence TTGCCGCTCACACTCGCTTTGCTTTTGCCGCGGCCGGCTTTGACAGAGACTTTGGCTGACGCTTTAGTCGGAGCCTACGAGCATTCGGGGCTTTTGGACCAAAACCGAGCGTTGCTGCGTGCGGCAGACGAAGATGTCGCCAGTGCGCAGGCCGCATTAAAGCCTGTATTGCGTTGGGCCGGGGGGCTAACACAAAACTTTGGCTCTACCCGAGCCTCCAGCCGTGTATCATCTCAATCTACGGAAAGCCTCACAGCATCAATTAACCTGATTGGTGAGCTTTTGCTCTACGACTTCGGTGCGAGCCAGTATCGGATTGAGGCCACAAAAGAGACCGTACTCGCCACCCGACAGACACTTCTGGACCTAGAGCAACGCGTTCTTTTGCGTACCGTTGCCGCCTATTTAGGGGTCGTTGAGGCCTCCGACGTGGTCGCACTGCGCAACAATAACTTGCGCCTTTTGACCCAAGAGCTGCGGGCGGCACGAGATCGGTTTGACGTGGGGGAAGTGACCAACACGGATGTCGCCTTGGCAGAAGCTCAGCTTGCGGAGGCCCGCAGTGGACTTGCCGGGGCCCAGGGAGCTTTGTTGCGCGCTGTTGAGGAGTATCAGAATGTCGTTGGTCGCAAGCCAAGTAACCTTTCGACCCCGTCCAGACTGCCAAACGTGGGCGGCAATCTAGAAGGCGCTAAAGCACTTGCTGTCCGTACGCACCCATCTGTTCTAGCCGCTCAACACCAAGTCGCAGCTGCTCGGCTGGCGGTCAGCTCAAATGAAGCTGCGATGTCGCCCCGGGTAACACTTCAGGGCAGCTATGGTCTGTCTGAGACATTCGACAGTAAGCGCTACAACCGCAGTGGTAGTGTTGGCGTTCAAGCGGGTCAAACAATATATCAAGGCGGCGGCGCTCTTTCCTCTGCGGTAAGGCGAGCCAAGGCACAGGAAGACGCACAACGTGCCAACCTGCACGTCGTAAGTCGCGAAGTTGCCCAAGAGGTAGGGAATGCTTATGCATCTTTAACCTCAGCCCGCGCTCAACTTGAATCCTCGGATCGGCAGATCCGCGCGGCCCGCGCCGCATTTGAAGGCGTACGAGAAGAAGCTGATTTGGGTGCTCGGACCACAGTGGATGTATTGGACGCCGAGCAGGTGCTGTTGGATGCAGAGTCGACACGCGCCTCCGCTCGAGCGAACCTATATATTGCAGCCTATGCAGTCCTCGCCGCCACCGGGCAGTTAACGGCCCGCGATTTGCAGCTGCCTGTGCAACTGTATGATGTCACCGCCTATTACAACTTAGTGAAAGACGGGCCCGCCAAATATTCCAAACAGGGACAGGCATTGGATCGCGTGCTGAGGGCTTTACAAAAAGATTAG
- a CDS encoding helix-turn-helix transcriptional regulator has product MAHDKITPAVSRDKDTRAELGVWLRTLREAQGLSQRQLADMLDLDYYTFISQLETGRGKIPSARYRDWAKALEQEPKAFMKVLLSYYEPEAYEMLFGDSQKA; this is encoded by the coding sequence ATGGCACACGACAAGATAACCCCTGCGGTCTCGCGCGACAAGGACACGCGTGCTGAATTGGGAGTCTGGCTGAGAACGCTACGCGAGGCCCAGGGCTTATCGCAGCGTCAACTCGCGGATATGCTTGACCTCGATTACTATACCTTCATCTCTCAGCTTGAAACCGGCCGCGGCAAGATTCCGAGCGCACGGTACCGTGATTGGGCGAAAGCCCTTGAGCAAGAGCCAAAGGCTTTTATGAAAGTTCTGTTGAGCTATTATGAGCCGGAAGCCTATGAAATGCTTTTCGGGGATTCTCAAAAAGCTTAA